From one Anopheles cruzii chromosome 3, idAnoCruzAS_RS32_06, whole genome shotgun sequence genomic stretch:
- the LOC128273319 gene encoding BLOC-1-related complex subunit 6, producing MTDHRNRRRNPFDADQTVLRSDEPMDDHECQDPENPCDGPLTAMTESYSEIAYTHNLFAGPGPDETDGGASNGNQPDGSSSSSSSSQTKKRPDSLVCDSRKASFPYNLEGTVRVDGNMTHFVAENLEYKIKLASPVTVTRKDSCNLSSSRQSTPSAATAGPSGIAHLALPGSGAFRGHSGGRSERGSSVDPNVLNEIEREAQALAALVDNLSESLCSVLHSISAITADNVEIYKNAVTKLTDCMDANIKCMYTIMAKAEEISKTIKPAEALAVRIREIKRLVDMLESNL from the exons ATGACGGACCACCGTAATCGGCGAAGAAACCCGTTCGATGCGGATCAGACCGTACTCCGGAGCGACGAACCGATGGACGATCACGAATGCCAGGATCCAGAGAATCCCTGCGACGGACCACTCACAGCGATGACCGAATCGTACAGCGAAATCGCCTATACGCACAACCTTTTCGCTGGTCCCGGGCCAGACGAAACGGACGGGGGAGCCAGCAACGGAAACCAACCGGACGGatcgtcttcttcgtcgtcctcatcgcAGACGAAAAAGCGACCCGATTCGCTTGTTTGCGATAGTCGGAAAG CTTCCTTCCCGTACAATCTGGAAGGAACGGTTCGCGTCGACGGTAACATGACACACTTTGTAGCAGAAAACTTGGAGTACAAAATAAAGCTTGCCAGTCCGGTGACGGTTACGCGGAAAGATTCCTGCAACCTGTCCAGCTCCCGCCAGAGCACCCCgtcggcggcaacggcgggcCCCAGTGGCATCGCGCATCTTGCGCTTCCCGGAAGCGGCGCCTTTCGGGGGCATTCCGGGGGTCGATCCGAACGTGGCTCCTCCGTCGATCCGAACGTGctgaacgaaatcgaaagggAGGCCCAAGCGTTGGCCGCTTTGGTGGACAATCTGTCGGAAAGTTTGTGCAGCGTGCTGCACTCGATCTCGGCGATCACTGCGGACAACGTGGAGATCTACAAGAACGCCGTAACGAAGCTGACGGACTGCATGGACGCCAACATAAAGTGCATGTACACGATCATGGCAAAGGCGGAGGAGATCTCTAAAACGATTAAACCGGCGGAAGCGTTAGCAGTGCGCAT ccGCGAAATCAAACGACTAGTCGACATGCTTGAAAGCAACCTCTAG